A window of Fictibacillus halophilus contains these coding sequences:
- a CDS encoding tyrosine-type recombinase/integrase has product MERYWELTKTLPNQENQKVVQYFLRSLKTSNRTEITIVGYRRFLEWFFGDMEESFSTLSSDRILDWLQKNRGQIKDSSYRRRLDILSSFYKFCLLDSLIERSPIKRRWFPRLPKPVPKYLDKGDIAKVRNESEKTALRNQAIVEFMLTSGCRVGEVHQLNVEDVDLENRTARVIGKGKKIRNVHFSEKCAVLLERYLEYRQKSESAPLFLTLRGEKTRLSIRGISEIIRKLGKEAGLSTSLHPHRFRHTFATELLAKGAELSFISDELGHADLETTLIYARLPNHQIISQYRKFMG; this is encoded by the coding sequence ATGGAACGGTATTGGGAATTGACAAAAACGTTGCCCAACCAAGAGAATCAAAAAGTTGTACAGTATTTTTTGAGAAGTTTAAAAACATCCAATCGCACAGAAATAACCATTGTAGGGTACAGACGTTTTTTAGAATGGTTTTTTGGGGATATGGAAGAATCCTTTTCAACCCTTTCATCGGACCGAATTTTGGATTGGCTTCAGAAAAACAGAGGACAGATTAAAGATTCTTCTTACAGACGCCGTTTGGATATACTCTCTTCATTTTATAAATTTTGTTTACTGGACTCTCTTATTGAGCGATCACCAATAAAAAGGCGCTGGTTTCCTCGTCTCCCGAAACCTGTTCCCAAATATCTCGATAAAGGAGATATTGCCAAAGTACGGAACGAAAGCGAGAAGACAGCTCTTAGAAACCAAGCAATCGTTGAATTCATGCTCACATCAGGATGTCGGGTTGGTGAAGTGCATCAATTAAACGTTGAAGATGTTGACTTGGAAAACCGCACAGCTCGAGTGATAGGTAAAGGCAAGAAAATACGAAATGTTCATTTCTCTGAAAAGTGTGCGGTCTTACTTGAACGCTACTTAGAATATCGTCAAAAAAGTGAATCTGCTCCTCTTTTCCTCACTCTTAGAGGAGAAAAAACACGACTCAGTATACGAGGAATAAGCGAAATTATTCGTAAGCTTGGCAAGGAGGCAGGGTTATCAACTAGCTTACATCCACACCGCTTTCGTCATACGTTTGCTACCGAATTACTGGCTAAAGGAGCTGAACTTTCCTTTATCAGTGATGAGTTGGGTCATGCTGATTTAGAGACAACACTGATCTATGCCAGGCTACCCAATCATCAAATCATCTCTCAATACCGTAAATTTATGGGATAA
- the xerA gene encoding site-specific tyrosine recombinase/integron integrase, with protein MDLEMVKQFLNDNKARFSRETTRSYRIALQQFFSSCEKNFVDVNAMDVREWMADMQEKGLKPRTIHLKLSALKSFYQYCMEENKIKKNPLQRVQTPKKDDSLPYYLSKRQVVLLQELTKDNPRDRAIVETLYTTGVRVSELLHIKLEDIRWEEHRIWIRNGKGNKERFVFFTHECAERLKTYIKQRKHDSVYLFSNNRGGHLSRVFVEKRFQAFSATLGFRIVPHTMMHTFAAHLAEKNMQQSYIQDLLGHVNINSTRIYTRLMETARKKQYDRYQI; from the coding sequence ATGGATCTTGAAATGGTGAAACAGTTTCTGAATGATAATAAAGCACGGTTTAGCCGAGAAACCACTCGTAGTTACCGAATAGCGCTTCAACAATTTTTTTCAAGTTGTGAAAAAAACTTTGTTGATGTTAATGCGATGGATGTTCGTGAATGGATGGCTGACATGCAAGAAAAAGGACTAAAGCCTCGTACCATTCACTTAAAACTCAGTGCGCTAAAATCCTTCTACCAGTATTGTATGGAAGAAAACAAGATTAAGAAGAATCCTTTGCAGAGAGTTCAGACACCAAAGAAGGATGATTCTCTTCCTTATTATCTGAGTAAACGGCAAGTCGTACTTCTTCAAGAGTTGACGAAGGATAATCCAAGGGATAGAGCCATTGTAGAGACCTTATACACGACAGGTGTGAGGGTGAGTGAACTCTTGCATATAAAACTAGAAGATATTAGATGGGAAGAACATAGAATTTGGATTCGGAATGGAAAAGGAAACAAAGAACGTTTTGTGTTTTTTACACACGAATGTGCAGAACGATTGAAAACATACATCAAACAACGCAAGCATGACAGCGTGTATTTATTTTCAAACAATAGAGGAGGACATTTAAGCCGTGTTTTTGTAGAAAAAAGGTTTCAAGCGTTCTCAGCAACTCTAGGATTTAGGATCGTCCCTCACACCATGATGCATACCTTTGCCGCACACCTTGCAGAAAAGAATATGCAACAAAGTTATATTCAAGATTTGCTAGGTCATGTCAATATCAATAGTACAAGAATCTATACCCGTTTGATGGAAACCGCTCGAAAAAAACAATACGATCGCTATCAAATCTAA
- the xerA gene encoding site-specific tyrosine recombinase/integron integrase produces the protein MDNSLDLEGFKNINKETRGILNDYLLSLNTANKSEATITKYQWILEKFLSQCAIPIEKISSKDVLDWLNDYSEGKSPKTMDLVLACLSSFFTFCLEEEYMEKQVLKKRWRPKIPQTLPRHLTEKEYARVRLAAESLSLRDRALILFLFSSGCRRQEVSDLNIEDINLVQRKAKVRGKGKRIRTVHFSEECALILKEYLNERSQDEKAPLFLNRKGSRLMPTGIYEVTKKLGKKAGLNHLLHPHICRHTFATNMLARGADIQFIADEMGHVNLNTTRIYARIPTEDMMLAYQNKMG, from the coding sequence ATGGATAATTCGCTAGATTTGGAAGGCTTTAAAAATATCAATAAAGAAACGAGGGGTATCTTAAATGATTATTTGTTAAGTTTAAACACAGCTAACAAATCAGAGGCGACAATAACCAAGTATCAGTGGATATTAGAAAAGTTTTTGAGTCAATGTGCTATTCCCATTGAAAAAATCTCTTCTAAGGATGTACTTGATTGGTTAAACGACTATTCAGAAGGTAAATCACCCAAGACGATGGATCTCGTGCTTGCTTGTCTATCTTCCTTCTTCACTTTTTGCCTAGAGGAAGAGTATATGGAGAAACAAGTGCTTAAAAAGCGATGGAGACCTAAGATACCACAGACTTTACCTCGCCATCTAACTGAAAAGGAATATGCACGAGTAAGGCTAGCAGCCGAAAGTCTATCGCTTCGTGATCGAGCGCTAATTCTATTTCTTTTCTCTTCAGGCTGTCGGCGTCAAGAAGTTTCTGACTTAAACATAGAAGATATTAATCTAGTTCAGCGGAAAGCCAAAGTGAGAGGAAAAGGAAAGAGAATACGGACGGTCCATTTCTCAGAAGAATGTGCGTTGATTTTAAAAGAATATTTAAATGAACGATCTCAAGATGAAAAAGCCCCTTTATTTCTGAATCGGAAAGGTAGTCGTCTTATGCCAACAGGAATCTATGAAGTCACTAAAAAGTTAGGTAAAAAAGCAGGTCTCAATCATTTACTACATCCCCACATCTGTCGACATACATTTGCTACAAATATGTTGGCAAGAGGAGCAGATATTCAATTCATTGCGGATGAAATGGGACATGTCAATCTGAATACGACCCGAATATATGCTCGAATTCCTACAGAAGATATGATGCTAGCTTATCAAAATAAAATGGGGTGA
- a CDS encoding S-layer homology domain-containing protein, with protein MASKNYRKFMATGLTAAVVASAVAPVASAATFTDVPAGAWYKQAVDYVSGKGYMTGTSATTFAPTKDITRAEAATLFANKLDLYKTGQVAGYADVKSGAWYHNAVAAVKEGNIMGSTGDNMFSPERLITRGEVAALIVRAYGLKGTGASHPFTDVDNSIFKNDISTLVEWKIADGKSATKFAPTDLVTRAEMAAFIQKADEATAKAEVTAVSAINASDLKVNLRGNVSGLEITKDDFAVKVNGEAVTFTATKVSDTEYKLSLVKPLKEDDKVEVTGSADLSGTAAVTYKTLVVSKLEGVSTTVYTNDEGQVLKLKANGSETSASDLAKDGYSVTFRATEDVFANDASSTMTSSTGLLDKTKLATLVATKNSFSYNVSITKNNQVVASEYVTVAVYDKTKTGAASIEEVNLSTADIASVSSNTLLVGETGTIDSVVADLLDGRQDVELTDATLSGLLSFSSSDVTIADVSSAGVITTKRAGTVDITVKSGDAKKVITLKVAPSSQARELSSISYTGGTVKLVSGTKSQTVNIVAKDQFGDTFKTAGASAITVQPAVSGTAEIATATVAGATDTFGRTTVTVTSNATNTGSGNIKLVSGSKLLASIPVSVASATAADTKEVTLNADTIDLNPAVDTKKSISVTLKQYYNGHYNADLDLNTHKVVVKDADGTVVYEETLANPTANVSFSRADLILDTKQTAIANINKLDTAVTTAAAAQLQNFETGKGVVEVYSGSTLVAAKNFNIIDSSATVSSAAFASGIDFTAINQTNLKLSELVSTITTSASAYDGVLRYEVSDANNDELIVYYSKSAAPAAYDYDNGDVLVGKVIATPIAPAVTGDIDFVDGTASTISGVTLTSTNLVAGEKVQFNVYKRGDVSVAKTIVTKK; from the coding sequence ATGGCGTCTAAGAACTATCGCAAATTCATGGCAACTGGTCTTACAGCAGCAGTCGTTGCTTCAGCAGTTGCTCCAGTAGCTAGTGCAGCTACATTTACAGATGTACCAGCAGGAGCTTGGTACAAGCAAGCAGTTGATTATGTTTCAGGAAAAGGGTACATGACAGGAACATCTGCAACTACTTTTGCTCCAACAAAAGATATCACTCGTGCAGAAGCAGCTACACTTTTTGCTAACAAGCTAGACCTTTACAAAACTGGTCAAGTTGCAGGTTATGCTGATGTAAAATCAGGAGCTTGGTACCACAACGCAGTTGCAGCAGTTAAAGAAGGAAACATCATGGGAAGCACTGGAGACAACATGTTCTCTCCAGAACGTTTAATCACTCGTGGTGAAGTAGCAGCTCTTATCGTTCGTGCATACGGACTAAAAGGAACTGGTGCATCTCATCCTTTCACAGATGTTGACAACAGCATCTTCAAAAACGATATCTCTACTCTAGTTGAGTGGAAAATCGCTGACGGAAAATCAGCTACTAAATTTGCTCCGACAGATCTAGTAACTCGTGCTGAAATGGCTGCTTTCATTCAAAAAGCTGATGAAGCTACTGCTAAAGCAGAAGTTACAGCTGTAAGTGCGATTAACGCATCTGATCTTAAAGTTAATTTAAGAGGTAATGTATCTGGACTTGAAATCACTAAGGATGATTTTGCAGTTAAAGTAAATGGGGAAGCAGTTACATTTACAGCAACAAAAGTATCCGATACTGAGTACAAATTAAGCTTAGTTAAACCTTTAAAAGAAGATGATAAAGTTGAAGTAACAGGTTCTGCTGACCTTTCTGGTACTGCTGCTGTAACTTATAAAACTTTAGTAGTATCAAAACTTGAAGGTGTTAGCACAACTGTATACACAAACGATGAGGGGCAAGTTTTAAAGTTAAAGGCAAACGGTTCTGAAACTTCTGCTTCTGATTTAGCTAAGGATGGATATTCAGTTACTTTCCGTGCAACTGAAGATGTTTTTGCTAATGATGCTTCATCTACAATGACTAGCTCTACTGGATTACTTGATAAAACAAAATTAGCTACACTTGTAGCTACTAAGAATTCTTTCTCATACAATGTTTCAATCACGAAGAACAATCAAGTAGTTGCTTCAGAGTATGTTACTGTAGCAGTTTATGATAAAACTAAAACTGGTGCTGCATCGATTGAAGAAGTTAACCTTTCTACAGCTGATATTGCTAGCGTTTCAAGTAATACACTTCTAGTAGGTGAAACTGGAACAATTGACAGTGTTGTTGCCGATTTACTTGATGGACGTCAAGATGTTGAACTTACTGATGCTACACTTAGCGGTTTACTATCATTCAGCTCTTCTGATGTAACAATTGCTGATGTATCATCTGCAGGTGTTATTACTACTAAGCGTGCTGGAACTGTTGATATTACAGTAAAATCTGGTGATGCTAAAAAAGTAATTACACTTAAAGTAGCTCCAAGTTCACAAGCTCGTGAATTATCTTCAATTAGCTATACTGGTGGTACTGTTAAATTAGTAAGTGGTACTAAGTCTCAAACAGTAAACATCGTAGCAAAAGACCAATTTGGAGATACATTTAAAACTGCTGGTGCTTCTGCTATTACAGTTCAACCAGCTGTATCAGGTACTGCAGAAATCGCTACAGCTACTGTAGCAGGCGCAACTGATACTTTTGGAAGAACAACTGTAACGGTAACTTCTAATGCAACTAACACTGGATCAGGGAACATTAAACTTGTTTCTGGTTCTAAATTACTAGCTAGTATTCCTGTATCTGTAGCATCTGCTACTGCAGCTGATACTAAAGAAGTTACTTTAAATGCTGATACAATTGACTTGAACCCAGCTGTAGATACTAAAAAGTCAATTTCAGTAACTTTAAAGCAGTATTATAACGGTCACTATAATGCAGACCTCGACTTGAATACACATAAAGTAGTAGTTAAAGATGCTGATGGTACTGTTGTTTATGAAGAAACTTTAGCTAACCCTACAGCAAATGTTAGTTTCTCAAGAGCAGATTTAATCTTAGATACTAAGCAAACAGCTATTGCAAATATCAATAAACTTGACACAGCTGTAACAACTGCAGCTGCAGCTCAATTACAAAACTTTGAAACTGGTAAAGGTGTAGTTGAAGTATACAGCGGTTCTACTTTAGTTGCAGCTAAAAACTTCAATATTATTGACAGCTCTGCTACAGTTTCTTCTGCGGCATTTGCTAGCGGAATTGATTTTACTGCAATCAATCAAACAAACTTAAAGTTATCTGAACTTGTTTCTACTATTACTACATCAGCATCTGCTTATGATGGAGTATTACGTTATGAAGTAAGCGATGCAAATAACGATGAATTAATCGTTTACTACAGCAAGTCTGCTGCGCCAGCTGCTTATGATTATGATAATGGTGACGTATTAGTAGGTAAAGTTATTGCAACTCCTATTGCACCAGCAGTAACAGGTGACATTGATTTCGTTGATGGTACAGCTTCTACAATTTCAGGAGTTACTTTAACTTCAACTAATCTAGTTGCTGGAGAAAAAGTACAGTTCAACGTTTACAAACGTGGAGATGTATCTGTAGCTAAAACAATTGTAACTAAGAAGTAA
- a CDS encoding C40 family peptidase: MVKKLGAWIVSLLLVLTLLPGQAKASEKENLIATAKKYIGIKYTWGGTSPSTGFDCSGFNSYVFKQYDVKLARTAAEQYKGGTSVKKADLEQGDLVFFATTSSGASHSGIYVGDGNFIHASSSKGVMISSVSDPYYWGSRYLGARRYLEEDKVASLAVLPKGQYHDVPNTYWAYTPITNLSKKNVMSGYQYSQFKPTQSVTRAEAAAMVANALKIDASTKMSHFRDVKTSHWAVGSINAVKEAGIISGYPDGSFKPNKEMTREEIAALITKTFALKDKEATTSFADVKEGYWAYNAIQQLNANNLVSGYTDNTFKPLNKTSRAEFSAFLYRAITTVPVK; encoded by the coding sequence ATGGTTAAGAAGTTAGGCGCATGGATCGTATCTCTTCTATTAGTACTTACTCTTTTACCTGGACAAGCAAAAGCAAGCGAGAAAGAGAACTTAATCGCCACAGCAAAAAAATACATAGGTATAAAGTACACTTGGGGTGGAACTTCCCCATCAACCGGATTTGATTGTTCTGGTTTTAACTCATATGTATTTAAGCAATACGACGTTAAACTTGCTCGAACAGCAGCTGAGCAATATAAAGGTGGAACTTCCGTTAAGAAAGCGGATCTAGAGCAAGGTGACTTGGTTTTCTTTGCCACAACAAGCTCTGGCGCATCCCACTCAGGTATATATGTAGGAGATGGGAATTTCATTCATGCTTCTTCATCAAAAGGAGTTATGATTTCTTCTGTAAGTGATCCTTATTACTGGGGTTCTCGTTATCTAGGAGCACGTCGTTACTTAGAAGAAGATAAAGTTGCATCACTTGCTGTTCTTCCAAAAGGACAATACCATGATGTACCGAATACATACTGGGCTTACACGCCTATCACGAATTTAAGCAAAAAGAATGTTATGAGCGGCTATCAATACAGCCAATTTAAGCCAACTCAATCGGTAACTCGTGCAGAAGCAGCTGCGATGGTTGCAAACGCACTTAAGATCGACGCTTCAACAAAAATGAGCCACTTCCGTGATGTAAAGACTTCTCACTGGGCAGTTGGATCGATCAACGCAGTAAAAGAAGCTGGAATTATCTCTGGTTATCCAGATGGTTCATTCAAACCGAACAAAGAAATGACTCGTGAAGAGATCGCAGCTTTAATTACAAAGACATTTGCTTTAAAAGATAAAGAAGCAACCACATCATTTGCGGATGTAAAAGAAGGTTACTGGGCATACAATGCGATTCAACAATTGAATGCAAACAACTTAGTGTCAGGTTATACAGACAACACATTCAAACCGCTGAACAAAACATCACGCGCTGAGTTCTCCGCATTCCTTTACAGAGCAATTACTACTGTACCCGTTAAATAA